The DNA region tacaatgcTCAAGACGATCTGAGAAGATACTCATCTTGCACCTTTGAaatgtagccggtgcattacataaaccaaaaggcattctcttatatgcatacgttccaaaggggcatgtaaaaGTTGTTTTCCCCTGATTCTCTGGAGCAATATGGATCTGAAAATAACCagtataaccatctagaaaataattGTGTGACTTacttgacaggcgatcaagcgCTTGTAGTCAATGCACACTCTCCAAGAATTCTGCACTCTTGTAGACATGAGTTCCCTATTTCTCATTCTTCACTGTGGTGATGCCAGACTTCTTCaaaaccacttgtactggactaacCCACTCACTATCTGAGATTGGATAGATAATGTCGGCTTCAAGCAATCGGGTCACTTCCTTCTTCACAACTTTTAGAATTGTGGGGTTCAACCTCTtttgaggttgacggataggCCTCGCTCCCTCCTCTAGAAAAATGcagtgctcacagacttgaggtcTTATACCTACTATGttcgccaaactccacccaatagctttcttgtTTCTTCTCAGAACATTAAGTAGAcactcttcttgttgggaagtaagCTCCTTTGCAATAATCACCGGGAGCTTTTGATTGTCTGCaagataagcatacttgaggtgaggTGGTAGGGGCTTCAACTCCATGTTCAGCTCATGGCttggcacttgatcatctggaaCCATTTGAGGTGGCAAGGTGTCTTCAGTATACTCAGAGGCcttccccacacttgcaccttgaaCCATGTTCTTCTCATCAACTgcctcttggtgaacttcagccatagtctcatcaataatattacactggaagatagagtggtcttccggtgggtgcttcatagcttcatcaaggttgaagctcactgctcttccatctatctcaaaggaatatgtacccgagaaggcatccaatttaaaccaagaagtcttcaaaaatggccttccaagcaagatggacgaaggtcttcctgagtcattagggggcatctttagaatgtagaagtcaataggaaaattcaaccccttaatgctcaccaagaCGTCTTCTGCAATTCCAACCACTAAggttatgcttttatctgccaaaacaaaacgggATGCCGACCTTTTCAACGGTGGAAGGTTCAacgcatcatatacagataatggcataatactaacacaGGCACCTAAATCACATATGCAGTCAACAAACTATACACCCCCTATAGTTCAAGTAACCATACAAAGATCGGGATCACCACATTTCTCCGGTATAGCACCCATAAGAGAAGAAATTGAGCTAcccaaaggaatagtttctaaatcatggatcttttccttattcatgcacaaatcctttagaaacttagtggtgcacgaaattgtgattcattcttTTCACACTCAAACAGTCCCcgataatggctccaaaaacttggtgctcaataccatgatataaacataatttcacaacttcacacaactaactagcaagtgcactaggtcgtccaagtaataaaccttacgtgagtaagggtcgatcccacggagattgttggtatgaagcaagctatggtcatcttgtaaatcttagtcaggcagattcaaatggttatagatgatatacgaataaagcataaaataaggatagagatacttatgtaattcactggtgagaatttcagataagcgtatggagatgctttgtcccttccatctctctgctttcctactgtcttcatccaatccttcttacgcctttccatggcaagctgtatgttgggcatcaccattgtcagtggctacaatcccgtcctctcagtgaaaatgttcaacgcaccctgtcacggcacggctaatcatctgtcggttctcaatcaggttagaatagaatccattgattcttttgcgcctgtcactaatgcccagccttcaggagtttgaagctcgtcacagtcattcaatcattgaatcctactcagaataccacagacaaggtttagaccttccggattctcttgaatgccgccatcaattctagcttataccacgaagattctgattaaggaatccaagagataaacattcaagccttgtttgcttgtagaacgggagtggttgtcaggcatgcgttcataagtgagaatgatgatgagcatcacataatcatcacattcatcatgttcttaggtatgaatgaatatcttagaataagaacaagctgaattgaatagaagaacaatagtaattgcattaatactcgaggtacagcagagctccacaccttaatctatggtgtgtagaaactccaccattgaaaatacataagaacaaggtccaggcatggccgtgaggccagcctccaaaacgtgattaaaagattcaaagatctcaagatgatcaaagatccaaagatgaaaatacaatagcaaaaggtcctatttgtagagaactagtagcctagggtttacagaaatgagtaaatgacataaaaatccacttccgggccaacttggtgtgtgcttgggctgagcattgaagaattttcatgtagagatttctcttggagttaaacgccagcttttgtgccagtttggacgtttaactcccattcttgtgccagttccggcgtttaacgccgggcagttttgagctgatttggaacaccagtttgggctatcaaatctcagacaaagtatagactattatacattgctggaaagcccagaatgtctactttccaatgccgttgagagcgcgccaattgggcttctgtagctccagaaaatccacttcgagtgcagggaggtcagaatccaacaacatctacagtctttttcagcctctaaatcagatttttgctcaggtccctcaatttcagccagaaaatacctgaaatcacagaaaaacacaaactcataataaagtccagaaaagtgaattttaactaaaaactaataaaaatataataaaaactaactaaaacatactaaaaacatactaaaaacaatgccaaaaagcgtacaaattatccgctcatcaattagcaTACTTATGGGTAGACTTagctagatcggtgatcagttgccagGCTTCTGTCGCCGTCTCGTACTTCGTCAGAGAGACATTACTCGCAGCATCCAAGAGGGTCTTGTctcgaggcttcatgccttggtgataaaccctaattttgtggtttatcttgtgtagaatttggagggttttatcaatattttccatacttattcatataaattgaatggttttgtgtttcctttcaAATTTTGCTTCATGaaggaaaacatgcttctttgactctaaaaatgctatattttaatcctcatctattaccattcgatgccatgatgtgtttgttaagtgaattcaggatctatagggcaaagtgatgattagatttttgatggcttagaaattcactaatgaaatatcgttgtaaagtatagtttctaaaccaagcaataatccttttatacaaaagattgtttgttacaagtaacaaacccctaaatttataaaccgaagtattgaacctcggg from Arachis hypogaea cultivar Tifrunner chromosome 10, arahy.Tifrunner.gnm2.J5K5, whole genome shotgun sequence includes:
- the LOC140175642 gene encoding uncharacterized protein; amino-acid sequence: MAEVHQEAVDEKNMVQGASVGKASEYTEDTLPPQMVPDDQVPSHELNMELKPLPPHLKYAYLADNQKLPVIIAKELTSQQEECLLNVLRRNKKAIGWSLANIVGIRPQVCEHCIFLEEGARPIRQPQKRLNPTILKVVKKEVTRLLEADIIYPISDNPYCSRESGENNFYMPLWNQGIVLGHVVSNMGISVDPAKVDVIAGLPYPFSKDVEFDLSEDCMEAFDKLKIAFSQAPIVRGPNWSRPFEIMRDASNYTVGAGL